In a single window of the Deltaproteobacteria bacterium CG11_big_fil_rev_8_21_14_0_20_49_13 genome:
- a CDS encoding acetyl-CoA C-acyltransferase (Catalyzes the synthesis of acetoacetyl coenzyme A from two molecules of acetyl coenzyme A. It can also act as a thiolase, catalyzing the reverse reaction and generating two-carbon units from the four-carbon product of fatty acid oxidation), with protein sequence MTHSVIVSAARTPVASFQGSLATVRSTDLGGIAIRAAVERAGIKPTQVELCIMGCVLPAALGQAPARQAMFSAGLPKEVSALTVNKVCSSGLFAVMLADQLIRLGDNNVVVAGGMESMTNSPYAMPNARGGYRLGDGKIVDTMVSDGLWDIYTNQHMGSCADLCAKTNNVSRKDQDDFAIDSYKKAIAATENGYFKDEIVPVKIPQKKGDPIIVNRDEEPFRVKFEKIPALSPSFNKDGTVTPANASSINDGGAALVVMSEAKAKELGCKPMAKIIAHATFSQEPEWFTTAPVGAIKRALEKAKLTVNDIDLFEINEAFSVVTLMAIKEFKIDPKKVNINGGAVALGHPVGASGARILTTLLYSLKRTGKKRGLATLCNGGGEATAMIVEAI encoded by the coding sequence ATGACACACTCAGTTATCGTAAGCGCGGCGCGTACACCGGTTGCAAGTTTTCAGGGGTCGCTTGCTACGGTAAGATCCACAGATCTGGGCGGCATAGCGATAAGGGCCGCGGTGGAACGCGCCGGTATCAAGCCGACTCAAGTCGAACTCTGCATCATGGGGTGCGTATTGCCGGCCGCGCTTGGCCAGGCCCCGGCCAGACAGGCGATGTTCTCTGCGGGACTGCCCAAAGAAGTAAGCGCGCTCACTGTTAACAAGGTCTGCTCATCCGGGCTTTTTGCGGTGATGCTTGCTGACCAGCTGATACGCCTGGGTGATAATAATGTAGTGGTGGCTGGCGGCATGGAGTCGATGACGAACTCTCCTTATGCCATGCCCAACGCGCGCGGCGGTTACAGGCTTGGCGACGGCAAGATAGTCGACACGATGGTAAGCGACGGACTCTGGGATATCTATACGAATCAACACATGGGCTCATGCGCAGACCTTTGTGCCAAGACGAACAATGTCTCCCGCAAGGATCAGGATGATTTTGCTATCGATAGTTACAAAAAAGCGATAGCGGCTACCGAGAATGGATACTTTAAGGATGAGATCGTTCCCGTCAAGATACCGCAGAAGAAGGGTGATCCAATAATCGTCAACAGGGACGAAGAGCCGTTCAGGGTGAAATTCGAAAAGATACCGGCGCTTTCCCCTTCATTTAATAAGGACGGAACGGTGACCCCGGCTAACGCTTCATCTATAAATGACGGCGGTGCGGCACTTGTCGTCATGAGCGAGGCCAAGGCAAAGGAACTTGGGTGTAAACCGATGGCAAAGATAATCGCCCACGCCACCTTCTCGCAGGAGCCGGAGTGGTTTACAACGGCTCCGGTCGGTGCGATCAAACGCGCACTTGAAAAGGCAAAACTTACAGTGAACGATATAGACCTCTTTGAAATAAACGAGGCATTCTCTGTTGTCACGCTGATGGCCATAAAAGAGTTCAAGATAGACCCGAAAAAGGTCAACATTAACGGCGGAGCGGTAGCACTGGGTCATCCCGTCGGCGCAAGCGGCGCAAGGATACTCACTACGCTTTTATATTCGCTTAAGCGCACGGGCAAGAAGAGGGGCCTGGCAACGCTTTGCAACGGCGGCGGTGAGGCAACGGCCATGATCGTGGAGGCCATATGA
- a CDS encoding acyl-CoA dehydrogenase — protein MEMTLSEEQKMLQQMAHDFAQKELAPKSAELDESEKFPADAVKKMAELGLMGITIPVEWGGAGMDNLAYVLALEEISAACASTAVTMSVNDSLYCAPIVNFGTDAQKEKYVKPFASGQKLGAYALSEPGTGSDAANQRTVAVKKGNKYILNGTKNFITNGPDADAMMVFAMTDKEKRHKGISAFIVEKGFSGYSVGKKEHKLGIRASSTSSIVLDNCEVPEENIIGKEGGGFSIAMWTLDGGRLGIATQALGISRAAFEVAVRYSTEREAFDKPICEFEGIQWKIADMAMRIDASRLLVHRAAWMKDKGMKYSKEAAMAKLFSSETANFVAKEAVQILGGYGYCKEYPVERYFRDAKITEIYEGTSEVQRIVIAKNVLKELAS, from the coding sequence ATGGAAATGACGTTAAGCGAAGAACAAAAGATGTTACAGCAGATGGCCCACGATTTTGCTCAGAAAGAACTTGCTCCAAAGTCAGCTGAGCTTGATGAGAGCGAAAAGTTCCCGGCAGATGCCGTTAAAAAGATGGCGGAACTGGGGCTCATGGGTATCACGATACCCGTCGAGTGGGGCGGGGCGGGGATGGATAATCTGGCCTACGTGCTGGCGCTTGAAGAGATATCCGCCGCATGCGCCTCTACCGCCGTCACCATGTCGGTCAACGACTCGCTTTATTGCGCGCCGATAGTCAATTTCGGAACAGATGCGCAAAAAGAGAAATATGTGAAGCCCTTCGCATCCGGCCAGAAACTCGGTGCCTACGCCCTTTCGGAGCCGGGCACGGGGAGCGATGCCGCGAACCAGCGGACCGTTGCGGTAAAAAAGGGGAACAAATATATACTTAACGGCACAAAGAACTTCATCACCAACGGCCCCGACGCCGACGCGATGATGGTATTTGCCATGACCGATAAGGAGAAACGCCACAAAGGGATAAGCGCCTTCATAGTTGAAAAGGGTTTTTCCGGATATTCGGTAGGTAAAAAAGAACACAAATTAGGTATCAGGGCGTCATCTACATCTTCCATAGTCCTTGATAATTGTGAGGTTCCGGAAGAGAACATCATCGGAAAAGAGGGAGGGGGTTTTTCGATAGCCATGTGGACGCTGGACGGCGGCCGGCTCGGTATCGCAACGCAGGCGTTAGGCATTTCCCGTGCCGCGTTCGAAGTGGCGGTGAGGTATTCAACAGAGCGCGAGGCGTTTGATAAACCGATCTGTGAATTTGAAGGCATTCAGTGGAAGATAGCCGACATGGCGATGAGAATAGATGCGTCACGCCTGCTTGTTCACCGTGCCGCATGGATGAAAGATAAAGGGATGAAATATTCCAAAGAGGCGGCGATGGCGAAGCTCTTCTCCTCGGAAACAGCGAACTTTGTCGCCAAAGAGGCGGTGCAGATCCTTGGCGGCTACGGTTATTGCAAAGAGTATCCTGTGGAACGTTATTTCCGTGATGCAAAGATCACCGAGATATATGAAGGGACGAGCGAGGTTCAAAGGATAGTCATTGCAAAGAATGTTCTCAAAGAACTAGCAAGTTAG
- a CDS encoding 3-hydroxybutyryl-CoA dehydrogenase (converts (S)-3-hydroxybutanoyl-CoA to 3-acetoacetyl-CoA), which produces MTISTIGVVGAGQMGAGIAQVFAFAGYNVIMQDIKPEFLERGMNGIKGSLSKMLEKGKITKDAHDKTHANIKTTLTLNDLAACDLVVEAAPENINLKKEIFSSLDNITKKDAILATNTSSISVAKIGESTKRPDKIIGMHFMNPVPIMQCVEVIRSPKTSDATHAVVSELVTRLNKTMVTSKDTPGFIINRILMPMINEAAHALKDGIATREDIDTGMKLSCNFPMGPLALADLIGLDTVHSILSVLYDGFKDEKYRPCTVIKEHVDKGELGRKTKRGFYSY; this is translated from the coding sequence ATGACAATAAGCACGATAGGTGTCGTTGGTGCGGGGCAGATGGGCGCAGGCATCGCGCAGGTATTTGCCTTTGCCGGATATAACGTCATTATGCAGGATATTAAGCCCGAATTCCTCGAGCGCGGCATGAATGGGATCAAGGGTTCTCTTTCCAAGATGCTTGAGAAGGGAAAGATAACCAAGGATGCCCACGACAAGACGCATGCCAACATCAAAACAACGCTCACTTTAAATGACCTTGCTGCCTGCGATCTCGTGGTCGAAGCTGCTCCGGAAAACATCAATCTCAAGAAAGAGATATTCTCCTCCCTCGACAACATAACCAAGAAGGATGCGATACTTGCCACGAACACATCTTCCATCTCCGTTGCCAAGATAGGTGAGTCCACAAAGAGGCCCGATAAGATAATCGGCATGCACTTTATGAACCCGGTCCCCATAATGCAATGTGTGGAGGTGATAAGGTCGCCAAAGACAAGCGACGCCACCCATGCCGTAGTATCGGAGCTCGTTACAAGGCTCAACAAGACGATGGTGACCTCAAAAGACACGCCCGGTTTCATCATTAACAGGATATTGATGCCTATGATAAACGAGGCGGCGCACGCCCTGAAGGACGGCATCGCCACGAGAGAGGATATTGATACAGGCATGAAGCTTTCCTGCAACTTCCCCATGGGCCCACTGGCGCTCGCGGACCTGATAGGTCTTGATACTGTGCACTCGATACTCTCCGTATTATATGATGGCTTCAAGGACGAAAAGTACAGACCCTGCACCGTCATTAAAGAGCATGTCGATAAGGGGGAGCTGGGAAGAAAGACAAAGAGGGGATTTTATTCTTATTAG